A genomic stretch from Budorcas taxicolor isolate Tak-1 chromosome 15, Takin1.1, whole genome shotgun sequence includes:
- the LOC128060483 gene encoding hemoglobin subunit epsilon-2-like gives MVHFTTEEKAAVANLWAKVNVEVVGGESLARLPIFCPWTQSFCDSFGNLCTESAIMGNPKVKAHSRKVLNSFRNASKHMDDLKGTFADLSELHCDKLHVDPENLRLLGNMILIVLATHFSKEFTPQMQAAWQKLTNAVASALAHKYH, from the exons ATGGTGCATTTTACTACCGAGGAGAAGGCTGCTGTTGCTAATCTGTGGGCCAAAGTGAATGTGGAGGTGGTCGGTGGTGAGAGCCTGGCAAG GCTCCCGATCTTCTGCCCATGGACCCAGAGTTTCTGTGACAGTTTTGGTAACTTATGCACTGAGTCTGCCATAATGGGCAACCCCAAGGTCAAGGCCCATAGCAGGAAGGTGCTGAACTCCTTTAGAAATGCCAGTAAGCACATGGATGACCTCAAGGGCACCTTTGCAGATCTAAGTGAGCTGCACTGTGACAAGTTGCACGTGGATCCCGAGAACCTCAGG CTCCTAGGAAACATGATATTGATTGtcttggcaacccacttcagcaagGAATTTACCCCGCAGATGCAGGCTGCCTGGCAGAAGCTGACCAACGCTGTGGCTAGTGCTCTGGCCCACAAGTACCACTAG